In Enoplosus armatus isolate fEnoArm2 chromosome 16, fEnoArm2.hap1, whole genome shotgun sequence, the genomic window CAATTGGGAAGTTTTAAAAAACTGTCCACAATATCACTGTTATGTATCAGGCTACATGAGGGCAAACTCTTCatttgtgtaaaacaaaaacttcaatAACTAACTTTGTTCATCTATAATTAAAGCTTGTTGTGACTCATTTGGACAGAAATTTGTAGAATGAACATGATAAGATTATATCATCAGTGTATGATTTTGtagaaaaccaacaaacagTAAGTGAATTATCCCCCAGTCTTGATTCATATTCATTTCTAAATTGTAGCAAAAGCTTAAGATGATCTTGTAAGTCATGTTTAACAAAAGTGACTTCACATGTTTTTAGTACTCAATGAATACGTATTGGTCTGTGTGTAGCTTTTTATCTGTGTATGATGGATTAACTCCATAGTAACACACCATGCAGTAAAGAGAATGGGGCACTAAAGTTGGAAAATGTGCATGAAGTCACAACATCTAGGTCAGGAGAGATGGCCTTCTCTGatattttgacaacaaatatatGTGTCTTGAGACATTGACACATGTAACTGTAACCACTAAAAAAGTACTTGTTTAATAAAgcccaaaagaaaaaagaaataaaataaaaccctgaTCTCCaacagtttttaaaagaaaataaggtTAAGGCGGTTCAACAAAGGACGTTAAAAGTTAGTGCACTCTCTGCGAGCCACTCATCTCACAAGTGCACAAGTTCAATTCAACGACCACAATAGTTTCACTTCCATGTCTGAGAAGTGGTGAAAGTGAAACCAGTCAACACAgttttttgggttgttttttttttttttgagagtgGTGATTCAGTTTGAGGTACTGTTTATGCAGCTTTACATGCATTATGTGGGAGATTTCAAATCCTCTTAGAAGAGACGCCCCAACACTAGGATAACGGCAGTGCCACTATCCCTGGCTGATAGCTATCGCTAGGGGAATTAGGTTAAAGGGAGGGATTCAGTGGGCTAGCCAGAGAGCCACGTTAACACAATTAGGCTAGTACAATACCTCCACAAACCCATATACAACATGCTATGTGCATGCCTGAGCAACACCAggaaacacagtgacaaaacaggAACTGCCACACAAAGCAGTGGGGCCTACACAGAGggcagcatgttaacatgtgtgGCGCCAAAACAAGTTAAAAGTTGTGATTTCTGATGGAGGAAAATACAACTCATTTGAAAGATTAAGTATACAACTTCTGAATATGCTGTTTCACCGTCACATGATGGGTGACCAACTGGGTGGTAACAGTTTTGCAGCCTGTGGGGGGGAAAGTTTCACATGGTTGTTTCACACCAAGTACAGAACAAGTTGATTTTAATCAAACTCCTCAAAGCACTCAGTGTACAATGATAAGAGTCCTATTATGAAATTGTCACTTGGACCACCTGGTAGATAAATCTCCTACACTGTGTCTGCCAGCCGATGCAGCAGTCTGGCAAGATATTGTCATCATGACACGCcgtgtcagcagcagctctggctTTGTCAAACCTGTAGACACCTCGCCTTGTGACAGATGGCTGCACTTTGGGTAGGCTAGCATAGTATGGCAACATACGGCTGACACCATGAAACAAATCTCAATTTCTCTTTATAACAGGACTGATTTTTTTGCTAAAAAGATTTCACTTtgataatttcacattttgaacaatgtttttgtgttttcttgtggtGACTGCTGACTTTGTCATTATAATGACATAAAAGTTTATGGTTTGAATACCAGCTTATCTTGTAATAACATCAAGTTTCTAATTATAGCACCAAAATTTCAGACATTATTATATAAGGACATGTTTTTGCTGAAACAAAATAAGATGCCATGTTGTAATAACAAGAAATAAATGTCATTACAAATGTAGATTATCTTGTTGTAAGAATAAAATAGCAATACACTGCCGTGGCATAGCCATAGCTCTAACAAACACGACTAATTTATCACCAGCTTAGAGTTGAAATCGACTATTCACTTCTTACAATGTGTAAGCAGTTGCCAATTTCAGGAGGTGGCGTCGGCAAGATAGCTCAGCTTTATTGCTCTTGTCTGGTCAATACAAGCCCATTGATCCTTGAAATCCAAATCTTACCAAATAAAACTCAAGTGTTCGTAAAACAGACTTATCTTACTCCAATACTCCATCAACAGGAAAACAGAATTGGCACATAAATGCTTTTTTCAGGATGAGGCAGTTATTTCCAAGGCTGCAATGGAAATTCAGTAATCCTGGACTTAAAATGAAGTCTGTTTCACAGCCGGATAGTGacacaacagcagaaacatCCACTAAGCTCTCCTCACCTTGTTCTTCCATTAAATGCTTATCCACTAACAATAGTTTTACTGTAACCCTCAacattaatgacaaaatgttcattcaaAATCCCTCACTCAACAAATCAAGAAGCTGCAACCAGCTAAGCACAGCAAGTCAAGTTAAAACTGTATTATATGGAGAACAAACCGGATGGCATCATGCATAGTGACCAGCTGTCAGAGAAGAACAAAGAGGCTGTTTATCTGAGTTGATGAATGTCACGCTCAGGTATATTCCTTTAGCTTCAGTCAACGCAGGACAGCCAGACTGTAAGTGGAGAACTTCAACTAATAATTAAAAAGCACTTAAAGGAGAGTTGATAAGgactatataataatatatataatataaatcacataaaattaggaaatcctcacatttgagaaactggaactCGGTAATATacagcttttttaaaataaaaaaatggttTAAAAGATTAATTGATCATCAAAGTAGTTGCAATTAACTCATTGATTAATAGAACAACATATAGATAACATATATCAATATCATGACAAATGCCTGTCACTATTttctaaagcccaaggtgatgttGTTGAATGTCTCGCTTTCTCCAAACAGTCCAAAATTTaaaagatattctgtttttcATCATAGAAATTaagtttacatttaaatgaaagagagaaaagcaataaatcctcacattagagGAGCTAAAAAATGACTAtatagattaatcaattattacaATGGTTGcgttattgtttttatgtcgACTAATCGTGTCACTTCTAGAAATATCATAACATATGATGTTGCCAATATCACATCAATAATTTACAGTGGAAAAGCACCACAGATATTAATTGTATGTCATGCATAGTGACTTACAACACTAAAAGATCAATCTGAGCCAAAAAAGGAGGGAACGACATCCATTTAGAGGTTATACGCGACAGGAAACCAAACCTGAAACATGAAGCCAACATAAACAGCGAGCCTCGTTTTCATGGTGAACCTGCAGCGGGCGCAACTCCATCGAGGCCTCACCACCGCAGACAAATGCGACACTGCGATCATCTGTTACATCAGACTCAAACATATTAGCCCCAAGATAGCCGTCCCGTCACTGTAGGAAAATACTGCAAAAATGTCAGTGATCAGGAGATAGCAAGATATCCGGCACCCCTGCTCGCCATGATGAATCCAttaaataagttgttttttttaggacGTCGACCACACGCCGCGCCCCCACGTTTACAGTCCTGAGCTGTCAGCAGCTTGCAAAGCCAAATTTCGCTTCTTTGTGCCTTACTGTATCCATATATGTAGTTTGCAACTCTTCTGCTTATGCTATCTGTTTTGTTAATTTACCGCTTTACCGTTATATCTCGCAGATGTTAAGTGACCGTTGGCGACAGGCTGGATGCTGACGGCGGCTAACCAAAGCCGTGCTAGCTAACAGCAAAACTtgcatatttaatgaaaattaaattctactaacaaaacacacacggcTGATATATTCTCGCCAAACTCTAACACCCTTACCTGTAATGTTTATTTCAGAGTAGCTGCCGACATtaactctccctcctcctcctccggctctGGACTCAGACTGAACAACTGGGTCGAGAGCCGCTGACGACACCAAACGACGTCGTCACGTGGTGTGTGGGAATCTCCGGTTGttacacaaaatgacaacatgtgtCTCAGCTCCTGCCACAATGACGCAGTATTTTCCATAACGTCGTTAGGGTCAACATATTTGTGCAGGTAAAGGTCTGTTCTAGCTTTGCAAACAAAATACTGCAATGGAGTGATCTAGATGTATCTGAAGAGTTCTGCATGATGCATAAcaaaagtactgtacttaagtacaattttgaggatCTTGACTCGAGTATACCCAtttaatgttactttatacCCCCTTTTActtactacatttatctgacagtacTAGTAGTACTCATATACTAGTATGGTACTGCTGTACTTTTACTCTAGTACGAGTTGTAATGGAGGTTTTCACTTTGTTGTATTAGTGCTTTTACAAAAGGTACAGGCGTATTTCCACCTTTATTTGTTATTAAACTTCATGGTGGTTTCTGCCACAGTCATCCATGTCTGTTAAACATTCTAAACTGGGTTCAAGAAATACTAATCTTTTACTTTCTGTACACATTAGAGGAACAAGTGGGCGTATtgctgctgcattcacatgAAAAAGAATTCCTTGTTGCATATAATCAATTCAAACAgctatttgcatattttacaaTTATTCTGTGACCATCTGACACCTACATAAACCATTAGACCTATAGGTCATTAGCTACATAGATGAACATGACAAATCCTGGTTTAACCCTGTACAGAGCCAAGGAATTTGTGGGCAGCTATTGACCTGGTCAGGTAGACAAGTCAACATTTCAGCTGACAAACCTACTGACACACCTAACATGGGCCCCAGGGCAGTTGCCGTCtttgcctggttggtaatccagtCTTGTGAGAAATGCTGTTGAGTGgattttacaaatatatattcattgtCACAGACAATAGGTACAATCTACACAGTATACAAGAGGTGTTTGCACTAATAGTCCTTACAGTTTCTTTTTACAACTTCTCTTTCAGTTTGCCACGTGTCTAACATCCTAGCAAACTTTGTTGTGTGTTCAAACACACGTGCCACCCGGCCCCTATGTATCCAGTTACTGGTTGTGAGGACGGCTTCGTAAGAGATTGTCCAGGTCAGTCTTGTTGATGGTACCATAGGCCTGGGAATAGCTGCCCAGTTTGGCTCGAGGGTCACCTGCAGCTGCCACATTACAGTTACTCTGAAATACTTTCTTGCTGAACCGTGGCGGTGGCCGAGCCTCACGAACCTGGGAATTTGAACGCTGGTTCTGCatgggaagaaaaagaaagttagaCATGCCATAGCAGCCATTAAGCATTCTATattcaaatcaatatttcagtACGCATGTAAATAGCCTGAAATTGCATCCTGCCATTTAGTCATATTGCACATGCCCTGAGGTGCGGTGGACTGACCAGGCGTGCAGATGTGACACATAGCCCAGAGGACAGGGCTGGCTCATCCTTGCGAACCAGCGGGTTGTGCTGGGTTTGGTTTAGGGTCAAGGAGAAGGAACGACTATGGGTCACAGGGGCTGAGCGACCACGCTGGAGAATCTGGTCCATGGACTAGTGAGGGTACGGATAAGAGACAGAACAAAATAATGGGTGAGTCACAGAGAGATCACGAGTAGGAGAGAATGCAAGTAGTCCAAAATAAACAGCAAGAGAAAACGAAACTGAATCAAAAGTGAGCCGGGGTCTGTTGCTTACTACATTAGCGTTGGTGCCCTCTGTTGGTGATGTTGTTGCACTTCCATTGCTGGCCTGCTCCACTAGTCTCCTGCTGGGTGCAGTGGAGTGGTAGTAATGAGGAGGACCAGCTGGACTCCGAACAAAACCATCTGAATGAAGAAAAGACTTTGTGTTTTCTACCTGAGGGAAtgtgtatacatactgtacgttTGAGAGATTTGTGTACAATATATGCAGTTGCACTGTTTAGATTTCATTGTGAAGGCATGTCACTAACGGCTGGGTATTGTTTAAAATTGTTGTTACTCGTGCCAATGTGATACCTGAGTTTCTGTACTGATACCAAAATAATACTTTTCTTGATGAAAATCTAAATCAGGAGCTATCTGATCAAAGCATATTTAAATATCGAACATATAATGGTCAGTACCAAAAAAGAACTGAGGTACCCAGCCCTGTGTGAAACCTGCACAGATAAAGTCAGACATACTTGGGGCATGCGTGATGGGGTTATACGTGAGTTTCCCCACGCTGGGGCTAGCTAATGGACTCTCCACAGCAGGTGGGGTTGATGCATTCACAGGCCCAGGTTTGGTGACGTCCATATGTGAAGGCATGTGGTTTGTCTCATCAgtcttttcatgttgtgttttcccCTCATGGTCACCATCCTCTTTGCCATTCTCTGACGTTGGACCCTCTGCTTTATCCTTCATGCTGGGCTTCACCCCAGTACTGACACAGCCTCCACCCTTTGGCTGGATCAGCCGGAGCATCCCCTGATTAGTTCTCCGCTCCAGCATCATCTGCAGGTAAAGAGGAGGAAAATTAAGTTTAACCGGAGttatcagattaaaaaaaattaaatgttgtAATACACTTCTGTGTAATGTGGCCTGCTATGTAAAAATTAAATTCAATGTTGCCTTCTGAATATTTCTAACTCATTTTGTACCTCATAAAGTTTGTTGCGGTACTGAACCACAGATAATTGTACATCGTCATCCACTGGCAGCACTACATCATAGTTAAGAGCTGGCTCCTTGGCTGGATTATGAAACCTCCagggacagaaaacacagttatGGTACAAGTGATAGCACTTTATGGCATAATGATGCAAATAGGCATAGGCAGCATAGTATACAGAAGAAACGATTGATTCTAACTGTTCAACTAAGCAAACACAAGTGCAtaggataaaaaaagatatcTCTACAATCCTCTTGCTATGAGGAAAACCTGACCAGAGTTACTAATCCATGAATCACTCTGAGTTCTTGATCCTTAATACCTGGCAACATATGGGTGTTGGAGGGCTTGCTCAGCAGTCAGCCGCTTGTCTGGGTTGAAAACTAGCAAACCTCTCAATAGGTCCAGAGCATCAAGAGGCACAGACGGCTGGAGAAGATCCTCCAAAGGCACCTGTGGTCTGGTGAAGGAAGGaagagtgacattttaaataggACACACGATGGACAGTTTCTTTGAAAAAAGGATCAAAACCAATACAGCAGAACaagagatcttttttttttattccacgcattaGTCTTCCTTTTCCAAActtggtgcctacattacccacaatgcaacatggCCACCAACAGTTCGGTCGGAGATTCAGGTGTTTTatgctcacttctttctaactccacacctccagatttatttaattttcaaacttgtggtcttcagccccaaccaacACTGCCTCAATCACTTGGGagtttatcagacttcacacagagCTTCCTCTGGAGctacaaaaggctttatacaactaCTTCCCAAGACCTGGGGGGAGGTTGAGTAAAAGATAGATAACCATACTGTTCCTTTTAAAGAACAGACAGATATTTACTGATTACAAACTGTTCTGTCCTGTGCAAAGATCAGAAACATAGCAAGAGCTACTTCAAGCAGACAATCCAACTCTCCCTGCTCACTCAAACATCTCATCATTCTCTGCAACACACGTCTAACACACCCTTTTTCAACAGTGGTGGTTTATTTAAGCTGTCCTTGCTTAATTCATGATTTTGCTTTGTCACTGCTGCTTCCCTGAGCATGTAATCAGCCCCACCTCCCCCTGTAGGCTCATCTCTTCCCAGTGGAGGGGGAAGAAGTTTTGTTATCGTCACTCCCTAAACTAGCTCTGTGCCAGGAATGACAAGGTCAGGAAGAGGCCAATCATGAATGGTGCACACTCTGTATTCACATATTAATAAAAGTACTCCATGTGAGTTGAAGTGTGTGAGGTGCATTGTTGGTTATAGACAAAAAGAACATCTCCATAGTTAACATACCCTGTGTACAGCAGCATCTTCACaacataaataatacaaaagaaaatattttcttacttCAGTAACATTCTCTGAATGACAGAGGATCCATATTCAGACTTGATTGCGAGAATATCTGAAAATTAAATTGCATTGAATTAATTAATAGTATTGAATGCTTTCCATTACTAAACGTGTGAAGGGTTGAAATGAATTCAATCTGGAGTTCTTTAATCACCCTCGGGGCTGGGGTGTGGTATGGCACTCATGATCTTCTCTATTTGGTTGATGGTGGATGTCCCAGGGAATAGGGCTTTTCCAAGCAGCATCTCTCCCAGGATGCAGCCAAGGCTCCACATGTCCACACCTTTAGTGTACCTGTGGACAGGATGTACTCCTTTAACAGTCTGGTACACTCATACCTCATTTTCCAAAGAAGTAATTTGTCCCTTGAATTAAAATGCTGTGTTATCTTCTTCCCCATTGTTAAATCAACTCTTAGAACAAGCACAAGCAGCAGATGTGGCACAGATACTGACAACAGATGCTCATCACAGTTGATACCTCGTGGATCCCAGCAGGATCTCGGGAGCTCGATACCACCGTGTCGCCACGTATTCCGTCAGTGCTGGATTACCACTGTCCTCTTGGATCTGGTTGAGTGATCTGGCCAAGCCGAAATCACACAGCTTGACTACACAGTCAGTGTCCAGCAGCACGTTGGATGGCTGTGGGAAACACAGACAAGAGAAACATTCTTCACAAGGACAATAATAGTTAGATTTATTTCACTTAACTACAGAGAGGTCAGGACCAAGGTATGAACACAGAGATTACACAAAGAGTGAAAAGAGgtggaaaagcagaaaaataggAAAAAGGAGGGATGAAATTCTAGTCTCTAGGGTCAGAGACCATTCTGTGTGGACATGTCAGCAGATTTCCTGCAGACTTGTGCAAGTGTTACCGAATGTGATtacataaatacagtattttaggCATAATGACTGTGACTAAATATGTTTAGCTGTACATAAGAAACAATTAATCTATCGTTGAAGTAATTCTTTCttgcaaaaatgccaaacattagtTTGTTGGTTCCAGTTTCTTgatctgcttttctgtgttttatatcagagtggactgaatatctttgggttttggactattcagtcagaaaaaacaagaagtCTGAAGGCCTCAACCTGACTCAACATGACTTGCATTCTTCATTATATTCagacatttcatagaccaaatgattaattgattaatcgagaaaGTAACCAGCAGTTGCAGTGCGTctttacatacataaataaatccCATAGGAACAACATTTACAAGCACCACAAAACAAGGATAAAGGAAACCATTAATGTGAGACAGTGAAGTATAATGCAG contains:
- the mapk15 gene encoding mitogen-activated protein kinase 15, producing the protein MSKKYVSAKVSEVEEHISFKYEIKKRLGKGAYGIVWKAVDRQTDEIVAVKKIFDAFRNRTDAQRTFREIMFLQEFGDHPNIIRLLNVVRAQNDKDIYLIFEYMDTDLHAVIKKGTLLKDIHKRYVMYQLLKAIKYLHSGNVIHRDQKPSNVLLDTDCVVKLCDFGLARSLNQIQEDSGNPALTEYVATRWYRAPEILLGSTRYTKGVDMWSLGCILGEMLLGKALFPGTSTINQIEKIMSAIPHPSPEDILAIKSEYGSSVIQRMLLKPQVPLEDLLQPSVPLDALDLLRGLLVFNPDKRLTAEQALQHPYVARFHNPAKEPALNYDVVLPVDDDVQLSVVQYRNKLYEMMLERRTNQGMLRLIQPKGGGCVSTGVKPSMKDKAEGPTSENGKEDGDHEGKTQHEKTDETNHMPSHMDVTKPGPVNASTPPAVESPLASPSVGKLTYNPITHAPNGFVRSPAGPPHYYHSTAPSRRLVEQASNGSATTSPTEGTNANVSMDQILQRGRSAPVTHSRSFSLTLNQTQHNPLVRKDEPALSSGLCVTSARLNQRSNSQVREARPPPRFSKKVFQSNCNVAAAGDPRAKLGSYSQAYGTINKTDLDNLLRSRPHNQ